The Henckelia pumila isolate YLH828 chromosome 2, ASM3356847v2, whole genome shotgun sequence genome includes a window with the following:
- the LOC140879719 gene encoding ferredoxin-dependent glutamate synthase, chloroplastic-like, which translates to MSVYSACQVAQSVKLFAGNNVGGCRKDLVFVDFVGLYGGKNSKTIRSHRRKVSCGVNSGHVQRNLLVLRKNWVSSVKSVLDVERVNNAPRRQSSDLKPKAANLEDIISERGACGVGFIANLDNKASYEIVKDALTALGCMEHRGGCGADNDSGDGSGVMTSIPWDLFNSWASEQGMAAFDQMHTGVGMVFLPKDDALLEQAQTVIMNIFKQEGLQVLGWRSVPVDTSVVGYYATKTMPNIMQLFVQISKEENVDDIERELFICRKLIERAVALETWGSELYFCSLSNQTMVYKGMLRSVVLGRFYLDLQNHLYKSPFAIYHRRYSTNTSPRWPLAQPMRFLGHNGEINTIQGNLNWMQSRETSLKSPVWRGRENELRPFGNPKASDSANLDSAAELLIRSGRAPEEALMLLVPEAYKNHPTLMIKYPEIVDFYDYYKGQMEAWDGPALLLFSDGKTVGACLDRNGLRPARYWRTKDNVVYVASEVGVLPTDDSKVIMKGRLGPGMMITVDLPTGQVFENTEVKKRVALSNPYGKWVNENLRALKPANFLAVTLMDNETILRRQQAYGYSSEDVQMVIESMAAQGKEPTFCMGDDIPLAVLSRKPHMLFDYFKQRFAQVTNPAIDPLREGLVMSLEINLGKRGNILQIGPENASQVILPSPVLNEGELESLLKDALLKPQVLPTFFEIRKGIEGSLEKTLCKLCEAADEAVRNGSQLLILSDRSDELNATQPAIPILLAVGAVHQHLIQNGLRMQASIVADTAQCFSTHQFACLIGYGASAVCPYLALETCRQWRLSTKTVNLMRNGKMPSVTIEQAQKNFCKAVKSGLLKILSKMGISLLSSYCGAQIFEIYGLGKDLVDIAFCGSPSSIGGLTLDELARETLSFWVKAFSEDTAKRLENFGFIQFRPGGEYHGNNPEMSKLLHKAVRQKNETAYNIYQQHLANRPVNVLRDLLEFKSDRSPIPVGRVEPASSIVERFCTGGMSLGAISRETHEAIAIAMNRLGGKSNSGEGGEDPIRWSPLTDVVDGYSPTLPHLKGLQNGDTATSAIKQVASGRFGVTPTFLANADQLEIKIAQGAKPGEGGQLPGKKVSAYIARLRNSKPGVPLISPPPHHDIYSIEDLAQLIYDLHQVNPKAKVSVKLVGEAGIGTVASGVAKGNADIIQISGHDGGTGASPVSSIKHAGGPWELGLTESNQMLIANGLRERVILRVDGGFKSGFDVLMAATMGADEYGFGSVAMIATGCVMARICHTNNCPVGVASQREELRARFPGVPGDLVNYFLYVAEEVRGMLAQLGYEKLDDIIGHTELLKPRDISLMKTQHLDLSYFLSSVGLPKWSSTMIRNQEVHSNGPVLDDTLLLDPEIAAAIDNETVVHKSVKIYNVDRAVCGRIAGVIAKRYGDTGFAGQLNITFTGSAGQSFACFLSPGMNIRLIGEANDYVGKGMAGGELVVTPVENTGFTPEDATIIGNTCLYGATGGQIFARGKAGERFAVRNSLAEAVVEGTGDHCCEYMTGGCVVVLGKVGRNVAAGMTGGLAYILDEDDTLIPKVNMEIVKIQRVVAPVGQMQLKSLIKAHVEKTGSSKGADILKEWDKYLPLFWQLVPPSEEDTPEACADFEQASAGKVTLQSA; encoded by the exons GCTGCAAACTTGGAGGATATTATATCTGAAAGAGGGGCTTGTGGAGTTGGATTCATAGCCAATTTGGACAATAAAGCATCATATGAAATTGTCAAGGATGCTCTTACCGCACTAGGATGCATGGAACATCGTGGGGGTTGTGGGGCAGATAATGACTCTGGTGATGGTTCTGGAGTGATGACTTCAATTCCCTGGGATCTTTTTAACAGCTGGGCCAGTGAACAAGGGATGGCTGCCTTTGATCAAATGCACACTGGTGTTGGAATGGTTTTTCTTCCGAAGGACGATGCCCTGTTGGAACAAGCACAGACAG TTATTATGAATATATTTAAACAAGAAGGTCTTCAAGTGCTTGGATGGAGGTCAGTACCTGTAGATACTTCTGTTGTTGGCTACTATGCTACAAAAACCATGCCAAATATAATGCAGCTTTTTGTCCAAATTTCCAAAGAAGAAAATGTTGATGACATTGAAAGAGAACTGTTTATCTGTCGGAAGTTGATTGAAAGAGCAGTAGCCTTAGAAACTTGGGGAAGTGAACTATACTTTTGCTCGTTATCCAATCAAACTATGGTTTACAAGGGAATGCTTCGGTCAGTGGTTCTTGGCCGGTTTTATCTTGATCTACAGAATCATCTTTATAAATCCCCTTTTGCTATCTATCACCGTAGATACAGTACAAATACCAGTCCTAGATGGCCGCTCGCTCAACCAATGAGGTTCCTTGGTCATAATGGAGAGATCAATACCATACAG GGGAACTTAAACTGGATGCAGTCTAGGGAGACTTCATTGAAGTCACCTGTCTGGCGTGGCCGTGAAAACGAACTCCGCCCTTTTGGAAATCCAAAGGCATCTGACTCTGCAAATCTTGACAGTGCTGCAGAA TTACTGATAAGAAGCGGCCGCGCACCTGAGGAAGCTCTGATGCTTCTTGTCCCTGAGGCATACAAAAATCATCCTACATTGATGATCAAATATCCTGAG attgttgatttttatgattacTACAAGGGTCAAATGGAAGCATGGGATGGACCTGCTTTGCTGTTATTCAG CGACGGAAAAACAGTGGGAGCTTGTCTTGATCGCAATGGATTGCGTCCTGCTAGATATTGGCGGACAAAAGACAATGTTGTCTATGTTGCCTCTGAG GTAGGGGTTCTACCAACAGATGATTCAAAAGTTATAATGAAAGGGCGTTTAGGCCCTGGAATGATGATTACAGTCGATCTACCAACTGGTCAG gtgTTTGAGAATACTGAGGTCAAAAAGCGAGTTGCACTCTCAAATCCTTATGGAAAATGGGTGAATGAAAATCTTCGAGCTCTTAAGCCTGCAAACTTTCTTGCAGTGACACTCATGGACAATGAAACAATATTAAGACGTCAGCA gGCTTATGGATATTCTAGTGAAGACGTTCAAATGGTGATAGAATCAATGGCTGCTCAAGGGAAGGAGCCTACATTTTGCATGGGGGATGATATTCCATTGGCAGTATTGTCTAGAAAGCCACATATGCTTTTTGATTACTTTAAACAACGATTTGCGCAG GTTACAAATCCCGCTATAGATCCTTTGAGGGAAGGATTGGTTATGTCTCTTGAAATCAATCTTGGAAAGCGAGGAAACATATTGCAAATTGGTCCAGAGAATGCATCTCAG GTGATTTTGCCGAGCCCTGTGCTAAATGAAGGAGAACTTGAGTCTTTGTTGAAAGATGCACTCTTGAAACCACAAGTTTTACCTACATTTTTTGAAATACGGAAAGGTATTGAAGGTTCACTTGAGAAAACACTGTGCAAGCTTTGTGAAGCTGCTGATGAAGCTGTCAGAAATGGCTCCCAGCTTCTTATTCTTTCCGACAGGTCTGATGAGCTG AATGCAACTCAGCCTGCAATTCCAATACTTCTTGCTGTTGGTGCTGTTCACCAGCATCTGATTCAGAATGGACTGAGAATGCAAGCTTCCATTGTCGCCGATACTGCACAGTGCTTCAGCACTCATCAGTTTGCCTGCTTGATTGGATATGGTGCAAG TGCTGTATGCCCCTACTTGGCACTGGAAACATGTCGTCAATGGCGATTGAGCACTAAAACTGTGAATCTGATGCGGAATGGAAAAATGCCATCTGTGACTATTGAACAGGCTCAAAAGAATTTTTGCAAG GCAGTGAAATCTGGCCTTTTAAAAATTCTCTCGAAAATGGGAATCTCGCTGCTCTCCAG TTATTGTGGTGCTCAGATATTTGAAATCTATGGATTGGGCAAAGATTTAGTGGACATTGCTTTTTGTGGGAGCCCATCAAGCATTGGTGGATTGACGTTGGATGAG TTGGCAAGGGAAACTTTGTCGTTTTGGGTTAAGGCGTTCTCTGAAGATACGGcaaaaagacttgaaaattttggGTTCATACAATTTAGGCCAGGAG GTGAATATCATGGTAACAATCCAGAGATGTCAAAGCTGCTTCATAAAGCCGTGAGACAAAAAAATGAAACTGCATATAATATTTACCAGCAGCATCTGGCTAACCGACCTGTGAAT GTGCTTAGAGATCTACTTGAATTTAAAAGTGATCGTTCCCCAATCCctgttggaagagttgagcctgCTTCATCTATTGTTGAGCGATTTTGCACCGGTGGCATGTCACTTGGAGCCATTTCCAGGGAAACTCATGAAGCAATTGCTATTGCAATGAATAGATTGGGTGGAAAATCTAATTCAGGAGAAGGGGGTGAG GATCCAATTCGCTGGAGTCCACTTACCGATGTTGTGGATGGGTACTCACCAACATTGCCACACCTTAAAGGTCTTCAAAATGGTGACACTGCTACAAGTGCTATCAAACAG GTAGCTTCAGGTCGCTTTGGTGTCACTCCAACATTCTTGGCCAATGCTGATCAACTAGAAATCAAAATTGCTCAAGGTGCCAAACCAGGTGAAGGAGGCCAACTTCCAGGGAAAAAAGTTAGTGCATATATTGCGAGATTAAGGAATTCAAAACCTGGTGTCCCACTCATATCTCCTCCTCCACACCACGATATTTATTCTATCGAGGATCTTGCTCAATTGATTTATGATCTTCATCAG GTCAACCCCAAGGCTAAAGTATCTGTAAAACTTGTGGGAGAAGCTGGTATTGGTACAGTAGCTTCTGGAGTTGCAAAGGGTAATGCTGATATTATACAG ATATCAGGACATGATGGTGGAACTGGAGCCAGCCCTGTAAGTTCAATCAAGCATGCTGGTGGTCCTTGGGAACTTGGCCTTACTGAATCAAACCAG ATGCTCATTGCAAATGGGCTCAGAGAAAGGGTCATACTCAGGGTTGATGGTGGCTTCAAAAGCGGATTTGACGTCCTTATGGCTGCAACAATGGGTGCTGATGAATATGGATTTGGTTCAGTAGCTATGATTGCCACTGGCTGCGTAATGGCTCGAATTTGCCATACGAATAATTGTCCCGTCGGTGTTGCCAGTCAG AGAGAAGAGCTAAGAGCTCGTTTTCCTGGTGTCCCTGGAGACCTTGTCAACTACTTCTTATATGTTGCAGAAGAG GTAAGAGGCATGCTGGCGCAACTCGGCTACGAGAAACTGGATGACATTATTGGCCACACGGAACTACTTAAACCTCGTGATATTTCATTGATGAAGACTCAGCATCTTGATCTTAGTTATTTCCTTTCT AGTGTCGGATTACCAAAATGGAGCAGCACTATGATTAGGAATCAGGAAGTTCACAGTAATGGTCCTGTTCTGGATGATACATTGCTTTTGGACCCAGAG ATAGCAGCGGCTATTGACAATGAAACAGTTGTGCATAAATCTGTAAAAATATACAATGTGGATAGGGCAGTTTGTGGGCGTATAGCTGGTGTAATTGCAAAGAGATATGGAGACACTGGTTTCGCTGGGCAGCTAAATATCAC ATTCACTGGAAGTGCAGGGCAATCATTTGCCTGTTTTTTGTCTCCAGGAATGAATATCAGACTAATTGGAGAAGCTAATGACTACGTAGGGAAG GGTATGGCTGGAGGTGAATTGGTTGTGACTCCAGTTGAAAATACTGGGTTCACTCCAGAGGATGCAACCATCATAGGAAACACGTGTTTGTATGGAGCAACAGGTGGTCAGATCTTTGCTCGAGGAAAAGCTGGGGAACGTTTTGCTGTGAGGAACTCACTTGCTGAAGCTGTGGTGGAAGGCACTGGTGATCACTGTTGTGAATACATGACAGGAGGTTGTGTGGTTGTCCTCGGAAA GGTGGGTAGAAACGTAGCAGCTGGTATGACTGGAGGTTTAGCTTACATTCTTGATGAGGATGATACCCTCATCCCCAAG GTGAACATGGAAATAGTCAAGATCCAAAGAGTGGTTGCTCCAGTTGGTCAAATGCAGCTTAAAAGCCTCATTAAAGCCCATGTT GAAAAAACTGGTAGCAGCAA